In Clostridia bacterium, the genomic window AGTTCGAGGACGATCCTTTCGGCGGTCTTCTTGCCGATGCCCTTTATCTTGGCGAGGCTCTTCACGTCCCCCGTCAAAATGCAGGTGGACAAGGACTGCACGCTTATTCCGCTCAGCACGGACAAGGCCAACTTGGGCCCCACGCCCGACACGGCCACCAATTTGCAAAACATATTTTTCTCGGCGGGCGTCCCGAAGCCGTAGAGGGCTTCCTCGTCTTCCTTTATATTGTGATAGATATACAACTTGACGGGTTTGCCGATGGGCGGCAACGCGGCCAAGGTGGAATTGCTCACCCCTATCTCGTAGCCGATACCGTGGTTATCTACGATAACCACCCCTTCCTGCATATCCGCCAAAGTGCCCGAAATATACGCGTACATACTGCCTCCTACCTGATGCCGAACATCCCCCCGAGCACACCCGTCTGCGCGTGCGTGATAGCCACGGCCAAAGCGTCCGCGGCGTCGTCGGGTTTGGGAATGTCCTTCATTTTCAGATAAAACTTGACCATCTGCTGTATTTGCGGCTTTTCCGCGCCGCCCCAACCCGTGATGGCCTGCTTAATTTGGTTGGGCGTATACTCAAAAAGGTTGCCGCACAACTTGTGTGCGGTCAACATGATCACCCCGCGGGCTTCGGCCACGACGATACCCGTCGTGATGTTTTTCGTAAAAAACAACTCCTCCAAAGCCACCTCTTGGGGGTGATATTTTTCGAATAATTGGGTCAATCCCGTCTCGATAAGCGCCAACCGCTCCACGGTGGGCGTATGCGCGGGCGTCTTGACTATTCCATAGTCAATCAGGGCAAACTTGTTGCCACTCTCGGCGTTTATCACGCCGTATCCCACCCGCTCCAAGCCGGGGTCTATACCCATTATGACCATACTATTCTTCCTCGTCCTCCTCGGGAAGTTCGGCGTTGTGCCACACGTTCTGCACGTCGTCGTCGTCTTCCAGAAGGTCGATCAAACGAATGATCTTCTTCGCGGTCTCTTCGTCGGGGGTCACGGTGTTTTGGGGCACCATTTCGATCTCGGCGGACACGATGGTCAGACCTTTCTCTTCGAGGGCTTCGCGCACCGCGCTGAAATCTGCGGGAGCGGTCACCACTTCGTACACTTCGTCGTCGGTCACCACGTCTTCGGCGCCCGCGTCCAAGGCCATCATCATCAAGTCGTCCTCGTCGAGGCCGGTCTTATCCACGAGGATGGTGCCTTGCTTGGTGAACATATAACTCACGCAGCCGTTGTTGCCCATTTGTCCGCCGCACTTATCGAAAAGGTGGCGCACGTTATTGACGGTACGGGTTTTATTGTCGGTCAAAGCCTCTACGATGACGGCCACACCGCCCGAAGCATATCCTTCGTAGGTGCACTCTTCGTAGTTGACGCTCATACCCTCGCCGCTGGCCTTTTGGATACTACGCTTGATATTATCGTTTGGCATATTGGCGGCCTTGGCTTTCGCGATGACGTCGCGCAGTCTGCTGTTGCTGTCGGGGTTGGCGCCGCCTTGTTTCACGGCGATGGCGATTTCTCTACCGATTTTGGTAAAGGCGTTACTGCGAGCGGCGTCGCTCTTACCTTTTTTGGCCTGTATATTGTGCCATTTGCTATGTCCGGACATACTCTCCTCCTATTCGCTTATCTCTTTGCCTTTTCGGCGTTAAAGTTCAGTTGATACATACCTATGGCGGCGGCCACGGCGACGTTCAGGCTCTCAATACCCCCCGCCATCGGGATGGATACCACGCGGTCTGCGCGGCGGCGCATTTCGTCCGACGCGCCTTTGGCCTCGCTCCCCACCACCAAAGCGTACGGGACGGTGGGCACGAC contains:
- the ruvA gene encoding Holliday junction branch migration protein RuvA encodes the protein MYAYISGTLADMQEGVVIVDNHGIGYEIGVSNSTLAALPPIGKPVKLYIYHNIKEDEEALYGFGTPAEKNMFCKLVAVSGVGPKLALSVLSGISVQSLSTCILTGDVKSLAKIKGIGKKTAERIVLELKENVGEDSVLLTSAATGTTAVNMPVDNASADAIAALESMGLARSDVYETVLRARQTTDDTAEIIRIVLKNWKRI
- the ruvC gene encoding crossover junction endodeoxyribonuclease RuvC gives rise to the protein MVIMGIDPGLERVGYGVINAESGNKFALIDYGIVKTPAHTPTVERLALIETGLTQLFEKYHPQEVALEELFFTKNITTGIVVAEARGVIMLTAHKLCGNLFEYTPNQIKQAITGWGGAEKPQIQQMVKFYLKMKDIPKPDDAADALAVAITHAQTGVLGGMFGIR
- a CDS encoding YebC/PmpR family DNA-binding transcriptional regulator, whose product is MSGHSKWHNIQAKKGKSDAARSNAFTKIGREIAIAVKQGGANPDSNSRLRDVIAKAKAANMPNDNIKRSIQKASGEGMSVNYEECTYEGYASGGVAVIVEALTDNKTRTVNNVRHLFDKCGGQMGNNGCVSYMFTKQGTILVDKTGLDEDDLMMMALDAGAEDVVTDDEVYEVVTAPADFSAVREALEEKGLTIVSAEIEMVPQNTVTPDEETAKKIIRLIDLLEDDDDVQNVWHNAELPEEDEEE